In Chroicocephalus ridibundus chromosome 4, bChrRid1.1, whole genome shotgun sequence, one genomic interval encodes:
- the BMP4 gene encoding bone morphogenetic protein 4 — MIPGNRMLMVILLCQVLLGGTNHASLIPETGRKKVAELQGQAGSGRRSAQSHELLRGFETTLLQMFGLRRRPQPSKSAVIPSYMLDLYRLQSGEEEESLQEISLQYPERSTSRANTVRSFHHEEHLETVPGPSEAPRIRFVFNLSSVPENEVISSAELRLYREQVEEPSTAWEGGFHRINIYEVMKPLSERAQAITRLLDTRLVHHNVTCWETFDVSPAVIRWTKDKQPNHGLVIEVTHLHHAQTHQGKHVRISRSLPQGRGDWAQLRPLLVTFGHDGRGHALTRRARRSPKHQRSRKNKKNCRRHALYVDFSDVGWNDWIVAPPGYQAFYCHGDCPFPLADHLNSTNHAIVQTLVNSVNSSIPKACCVPTELSAISMLYLDEYDKVVLKNYQEMVVEGCGCR, encoded by the exons ATGATTCCTGGTAACCGAATGCTGATGGTCATCCTACTATGCCAAGTCCTGCTAGGAGGTACTAACCATGCTAGCCTGATACCTGAGACCGGCAGGAAGAAAGTCGCAGAGCTTCAGGGACAAGCCGGATCCGGACGCcgctctgcccaaagccatgaaCTCTTGCGGGGTTTCGAAACAACTCTGCTGCAGATGTTTGGGCTGCGAAGGCGGCCTCAGCCCAGCAAGTCAGCCGTCATTCCTAGTTACATGCTGGATCTCTATCGGCTCCAGTccggagaagaggaggaaagcctcCAGGAAATTAGCCTGCAGTACCCTGAGCGATCAACCAGCCGGGCAAACACCGTGAGGAGTTTCCACCATGAAG aGCACCTGGAGACCGTCCCGGGTCCCAGCGAGGCACCCCGGATCCGCTTCGTCTTCAACCTCAGCAGCGTACCAGAAAACGAGGTGATCTCCTCGGCGGAGCTGCGGCTGTACCGGGAGCAGGTGGAGGAACCCAGCACGGCGTGGGAGGGGGGCTTCCACCGGATAAACATTTATGAAGTGATGAAGCCGCTGTCGGAGCGCGCTCAGGCCATTACGCGCCTGTTGGACACGCGTCTGGTGCACCACAACGTGACGTGCTGGGAGACCTTTGATGTGAGCCCGGCTGTGATCCGGTGGACCAAGGACAAGCAACCGAACCACGGGCTGGTGATCGAGGTGACCCACCTCCACCACGCACAGACTCATCAGGGCAAACACGTCAGGATTAGCCGATCTTTACCTCAAGGGCGCGGGGACTGGGCTCAGCTCAGGCCGCTCCTAGTCACTTTTGGGCATGACGGGCGAGGCCACGCGCTGACCCGCAGAGCCCGCCGGAGCCCCAAGCACCAGCGTTCCcgcaagaacaaaaaaaactgCCGCCGCCATGCCCTCTATGTGGATTTCAGCGATGTGGGCTGGAACGACTGGATCGTGGCACCCCCGGGGTACCAGGCGTTTTACTGCCACGGGGACTGCCCCTTCCCTCTGGCCGACCACCTCAACTCCACCAACCACGCCATCGTGCAGACGTTGGTGAACTCCGTGAACTCCAGCATCCCCAAGGCCTGCTGCGTGCCCACGGAGCTGAGTGCCATCTCCATGCTCTACCTGGATGAGTATGACAAGGTGGTCCTGAAAAACTACCAGGAGATGGTGGTGGAGGGGTGCGGGTGCCGCTga